In a single window of the Nitrospirota bacterium genome:
- a CDS encoding plastocyanin/azurin family copper-binding protein: protein MTGVKRLVAAAAALGVLMTASAARPDESAVHQVSIAADSFLFAPQALSISQGDRVRWSNNDTQMHMIVTAKPESNGKELEIYHRLDPGTSFEHQFTNPTAYYYYCAIHFQMWGIISVNP, encoded by the coding sequence GTGACCGGAGTGAAGCGGCTCGTCGCCGCGGCCGCTGCCTTGGGCGTCCTCATGACGGCGTCGGCGGCGAGACCGGACGAATCGGCCGTGCACCAGGTGTCGATTGCGGCCGACAGTTTCCTCTTCGCTCCCCAGGCGCTTTCGATCAGCCAGGGCGACCGTGTGCGATGGTCCAACAATGATACCCAGATGCACATGATCGTGACGGCCAAGCCCGAGTCCAACGGCAAAGAACTGGAGATCTACCACCGCCTGGATCCGGGCACCTCGTTCGAACATCAGTTCACCAACCCCACGGCCTACTATTACTACTGCGCCATCCACTTCCAGATGTGGGGGATCATCTCGGTCAACCCCTGA
- a CDS encoding response regulator translates to MDTQEKVDILLVEDNPDHAELTIRTLRKGKLANSVLWVRDGIEAMDLLYRRNAYADHAGKPLPGLVLLDVNLPKCSGLEVLSEIKGDPTLRVIPVVMLTTSGREEEVRRSFELGANSFVTKPVRFDEFSEKIQQIEQYWFLINRLSTRPRA, encoded by the coding sequence ATGGACACGCAGGAGAAAGTTGACATTCTATTGGTGGAAGACAACCCGGACCACGCCGAGTTGACGATTCGAACGCTGCGCAAGGGCAAATTGGCCAATTCCGTCCTATGGGTTCGCGACGGCATCGAGGCCATGGACTTGCTGTACCGCCGGAACGCCTATGCCGACCACGCCGGAAAGCCGCTCCCTGGTCTGGTGCTGCTGGACGTCAATCTCCCCAAGTGCAGCGGGCTGGAGGTGCTCAGCGAGATCAAGGGCGATCCGACCCTGCGGGTAATTCCAGTCGTGATGTTGACGACCTCGGGGCGGGAGGAGGAGGTCCGCAGGAGTTTCGAGTTGGGAGCCAACAGCTTCGTGACCAAACCCGTTCGATTCGACGAATTCTCCGAGAAGATCCAACAGATCGAACAGTATTGGTTCCTCATCAATCGGCTGTCCACCCGGCCGAGGGCTTGA
- a CDS encoding FG-GAP-like repeat-containing protein, translating into MAIAEGDAAMYRRDHAEAVRRYETLLELEPRASVLHQRLGGAYFRMGRYDDAVGEYAAALEVQAENHEARSGWWAARLMQAGYSEDVQTEVRGEVDAWLAGASRRASRLIAAYNGYDGLNDSAAADQVLLRLLKHPPRGETGEDLDVEVFEAVLAEADAPERRRLVDAFLRAFPESVYRNLLYQYHLSWTARQRPVEEFRREARRLLRRDAENRNLNFSAGYWSIDRGVDLEWALARVQQALTALDKPDLRDKLPYVTMTRWQQMLDEARGRYHDTLGWGLFQLGRLEEANAAFERAQRFLPRDHRLSYHRGRWLEAQGSQREALAAYQASLEAGTLVEDAPVAFTRLAVKLGVVAVGDPEPWRSAARDAGVTTFTDVTEQTGLAGIKGGRVAWGDYTGDGAEDLIVDGRRLFRNDGQGRFTETTQDAGLSSNAGGNGAVWADVNNDGRLDLFTTGNGKPGVQGADGAIWINRDGSAFHSPDGWLPSGLSRGVPAEAAGWGDYDRDGFVDLYVAAYELPRNRAVSLGICEPDHLLRNAGGVRFEDVSAAAGVVSAEPMCGRGVAWGDFDNDGWADILVTNYRLDPNFLWRNRRDGTFENVARAAGVEGQEQEGAFGHSIGAEWADFDRDGDLDAFLANLAHPRYIGYSDLSQLLVNESGSPPRFDDHFDAAGLVFDETASEPAWGDYDNDGDPDLYVTAIYAGRRSTLYRNDGNGTFTDVTWLAGAGVDNGWGAAYADIDGDGDLDLAVGSWDGVRLLRNDGNTNHWIHIRAVGTASNRSAIGARVTVTAGSLRQMAEVQGGKGTGNQHSLPVEFGLGTWNGPVSVEVKFPSGRVWGNNLVTPDRMATVTEPR; encoded by the coding sequence GTGGCCATCGCGGAGGGGGACGCCGCGATGTACCGACGCGACCACGCCGAGGCGGTGCGGCGCTACGAAACCCTGCTGGAGCTTGAACCACGGGCTTCGGTCCTGCATCAACGCTTGGGCGGCGCCTACTTTCGTATGGGCCGATACGACGACGCGGTGGGCGAGTATGCCGCGGCGCTGGAAGTGCAGGCGGAGAACCACGAGGCACGGTCCGGGTGGTGGGCGGCCCGCCTGATGCAGGCCGGGTATTCGGAGGACGTCCAAACCGAGGTGCGCGGGGAGGTGGATGCGTGGCTCGCCGGCGCTTCGCGCCGCGCGTCGCGATTGATCGCGGCGTACAACGGCTACGACGGCCTGAACGATTCCGCGGCGGCGGACCAGGTGCTGCTCCGGCTGTTGAAGCATCCCCCGAGAGGCGAGACCGGTGAGGACCTGGACGTGGAGGTGTTCGAGGCGGTGTTGGCCGAGGCTGACGCGCCGGAGCGCCGACGGTTGGTGGACGCGTTTCTTCGCGCGTTCCCGGAATCGGTCTATCGAAATCTCTTGTATCAGTATCACCTGAGTTGGACGGCCCGGCAGCGGCCGGTGGAGGAGTTTCGGCGCGAAGCGCGGCGTCTCCTCCGGCGGGATGCGGAGAACCGCAATCTCAATTTCTCGGCGGGCTACTGGTCCATCGACCGCGGCGTGGACCTGGAGTGGGCGCTCGCCCGCGTCCAACAGGCGTTGACGGCGCTGGACAAGCCCGATCTCCGAGACAAGTTGCCGTACGTCACGATGACCCGGTGGCAACAGATGTTGGATGAGGCGCGCGGGCGGTACCACGACACGTTGGGTTGGGGGCTCTTCCAACTCGGTCGCCTCGAGGAAGCGAACGCGGCGTTCGAGCGCGCGCAGCGGTTTCTGCCCCGTGATCACCGGCTGTCGTACCACCGCGGGCGGTGGCTCGAGGCCCAGGGCTCGCAGCGCGAAGCGCTGGCTGCCTATCAGGCCTCGCTGGAGGCGGGAACGCTGGTGGAGGACGCCCCGGTGGCCTTCACGCGCCTGGCCGTGAAGCTTGGCGTGGTTGCGGTGGGTGATCCGGAGCCGTGGCGGTCCGCGGCCCGCGACGCCGGGGTGACCACCTTTACCGACGTCACCGAGCAGACGGGGTTGGCCGGGATCAAGGGTGGACGAGTCGCGTGGGGCGATTACACCGGTGACGGCGCGGAGGACCTGATTGTCGACGGTCGGCGGCTGTTTCGCAACGACGGGCAGGGCCGCTTTACGGAGACGACTCAGGACGCGGGGTTGTCCTCCAACGCGGGCGGAAACGGTGCGGTGTGGGCCGACGTGAACAATGACGGCCGATTGGACCTGTTCACCACGGGGAACGGTAAACCCGGCGTGCAGGGCGCGGACGGGGCGATTTGGATCAATCGCGACGGCTCCGCGTTCCACTCGCCGGACGGGTGGCTGCCGTCAGGCCTCTCGCGCGGCGTTCCCGCTGAAGCCGCGGGTTGGGGGGACTACGATCGCGACGGGTTCGTCGATCTCTACGTGGCGGCGTACGAGCTGCCGCGCAATCGTGCCGTGAGTCTGGGGATCTGCGAGCCGGATCATTTGCTGCGCAACGCCGGCGGCGTGCGGTTCGAGGACGTCAGTGCGGCGGCCGGAGTCGTGAGCGCCGAGCCCATGTGCGGCCGCGGCGTGGCTTGGGGCGATTTCGACAACGACGGGTGGGCGGATATTCTCGTGACGAACTATCGCCTGGACCCCAATTTCCTCTGGCGCAATCGGCGCGACGGGACGTTCGAGAACGTGGCCCGAGCCGCCGGGGTCGAGGGCCAGGAACAGGAAGGCGCGTTCGGACACTCGATCGGCGCTGAGTGGGCTGACTTCGATCGCGACGGCGACCTGGACGCATTTCTGGCGAACCTGGCGCATCCGCGCTACATCGGCTATTCCGATCTCAGCCAGTTGCTGGTGAATGAGAGCGGCTCGCCCCCGCGTTTCGACGACCACTTTGACGCCGCCGGGTTGGTGTTCGACGAGACCGCGAGCGAACCCGCATGGGGCGACTACGACAACGACGGTGATCCGGATCTCTACGTGACCGCGATCTACGCGGGGCGGCGCAGCACGCTGTATCGCAACGACGGGAACGGAACCTTCACGGACGTGACGTGGCTGGCGGGAGCCGGGGTGGACAACGGATGGGGCGCGGCCTATGCCGACATCGACGGGGACGGCGATCTGGACCTTGCGGTCGGGAGTTGGGACGGGGTACGGTTGTTACGCAACGACGGAAACACGAACCACTGGATTCACATCCGCGCGGTGGGGACCGCGAGCAATCGGTCCGCGATCGGGGCCCGCGTGACCGTGACCGCGGGGTCGCTCAGGCAGATGGCCGAGGTGCAGGGCGGGAAGGGGACCGGCAATCAGCACTCGCTCCCGGTCGAGTTCGGCCTGGGTACGTGGAACGGCCCGGTGTCGGTGGAGGTGAAGTTTCCCTCCGGACGCGTGTGGGGCAACAATCTCGTCACCCCGGATCGTATGGCGACGGTGACCGAACCGAGGTGA
- a CDS encoding ATP-binding protein — protein MAGRAAFNDWFGVRAIRRLPIRRRLILGFSAILACMGGAVILAGVQLVRVREMVATIDAVQIQEKAMTGRVDHLLVEMDAIALRLLIDPRDRAPLERAQSIGADIVRELGGIQPQVRHLTALASSTVRPRLLQDLQQLEILSRRLANAFAALRQSRSVDSFLAFSTVADQIDRQMAGLEDSLDAMVLQSTADLRRRLTVTVVAAWGLFGAALVLAVLISLLIARSLVGPIRVLSHAARRMADGEWNVAVPTRLEVSGRDELASLASAFNRMADALRSQLAELNRANATLEARVSERTAELARRNQELDTFTSTVSHDLKSPVVALQGLAAILSEDYGDRLDDQGRQYLRRLQRNVVHMGDLIQDLLTLSRVGRTTICRERVAVGPLVEDVLALYTDTLTSRGIRVEVGDLPVVVADRIQLKQVFQNLVSNAIKFLGDQPAPCISIRCGYEQRFVRFEVADNGIGIDPRYHDKIFVIFQRLQDVDVEGTGVGLAIVKKIVEQAGGAVDVRSAQGAGAVFSFTWPIDQTAFGVAA, from the coding sequence GTGGCGGGACGGGCTGCGTTCAACGACTGGTTCGGGGTTCGCGCCATTCGTCGGCTGCCGATCCGGCGACGGCTGATCCTCGGCTTCTCGGCGATTCTCGCCTGCATGGGAGGGGCGGTCATCCTGGCCGGCGTTCAACTGGTTCGGGTTCGGGAAATGGTCGCCACCATCGACGCGGTGCAGATCCAGGAGAAGGCAATGACCGGTCGCGTCGATCACCTCTTGGTCGAGATGGATGCCATCGCACTCCGCCTTTTGATCGATCCGAGGGACCGGGCTCCGCTTGAGCGCGCCCAGTCGATCGGCGCCGACATCGTCCGAGAACTGGGCGGCATTCAGCCCCAGGTACGGCACCTGACCGCGCTGGCCTCCTCCACCGTGCGTCCGCGTTTGCTGCAAGATCTTCAACAGCTCGAGATCCTGAGCCGGCGGTTGGCGAACGCGTTCGCCGCCCTCCGGCAGAGTCGTTCCGTCGACTCGTTTCTCGCCTTCAGCACGGTGGCGGATCAAATCGACCGTCAGATGGCGGGCTTGGAAGACAGTCTCGACGCGATGGTGCTGCAGAGTACGGCGGACCTCCGGCGTCGGCTGACGGTGACGGTCGTTGCGGCGTGGGGGCTGTTCGGCGCCGCGCTGGTCCTGGCTGTGCTCATCAGTTTGTTGATCGCACGGTCCCTGGTGGGACCGATTCGCGTGCTCTCACACGCGGCCCGACGAATGGCCGACGGCGAGTGGAACGTCGCGGTGCCCACCCGCCTTGAGGTGAGCGGTCGCGACGAGCTGGCGAGTTTGGCGTCGGCGTTCAACCGGATGGCCGACGCGTTGCGGAGTCAACTGGCGGAGCTCAACCGGGCGAACGCCACGCTGGAAGCGCGCGTCAGCGAGCGGACGGCGGAACTCGCTCGGCGCAACCAGGAGTTGGATACCTTCACGTCGACGGTGTCGCACGATCTCAAGAGTCCGGTGGTCGCCCTGCAGGGCCTGGCCGCGATCCTCAGCGAGGACTACGGCGACCGACTGGATGATCAGGGACGGCAATACCTGCGTCGTCTCCAACGCAACGTCGTTCATATGGGAGACCTGATCCAGGACCTGTTGACGCTCTCGCGCGTTGGCCGAACCACGATCTGCCGAGAACGGGTCGCGGTCGGACCACTGGTGGAAGACGTGCTGGCGTTGTATACGGACACGCTGACGTCCAGAGGAATCCGCGTCGAGGTCGGGGATCTGCCCGTGGTCGTGGCCGATCGGATTCAGCTCAAACAAGTCTTTCAGAATCTGGTCAGCAACGCGATCAAGTTCCTGGGGGATCAGCCGGCGCCGTGTATCTCCATCCGTTGCGGGTACGAGCAGCGATTCGTGCGGTTCGAGGTGGCGGACAACGGCATCGGGATCGATCCCAGGTACCACGACAAGATCTTCGTCATCTTCCAGCGACTACAGGACGTGGACGTCGAAGGCACCGGGGTGGGGTTGGCAATCGTGAAGAAGATCGTCGAGCAGGCCGGGGGCGCGGTAGACGTGCGGTCGGCCCAAGGCGCCGGTGCGGTTTTCTCCTTCACCTGGCCGATCGACCAGACCGCATTCGGCGTCGCGGCATAA